In Oxyura jamaicensis isolate SHBP4307 breed ruddy duck chromosome 11, BPBGC_Ojam_1.0, whole genome shotgun sequence, a genomic segment contains:
- the RIPOR1 gene encoding rho family-interacting cell polarization regulator 1 isoform X4 yields the protein MSLSARPQRRVLVAKINRSQSFAGVNSTADRPFRNLSPFTPTVSRKTGSRVSRMFSMSHKSPPPKVPQPNRLDEVYEALKKGLTAYLEVHQLELEKLSTQIRESKRNSRLGFLYDLDKQVKSIERFLRRLEFHASKIDELYEAYCIQRRLRDGAHNMVKAYSTGSPGSREARESLAEASKGYKEYTENMCLLESELESQLGEFHVRMKGLAGFARLCAGDQYEIFMKYGRQRWKLRGRIEVNSKQVWDSEEMVFLPLITEFLSIKVTELKSLANHVVVGNVSCETKDLFAALPQVVAVDINDLGTLKLSLEVTWNPFDKDDQPSAASSVNKASTVNKRFSTYNQSPPDTPSLREQAFYNMLRRQEELENGTAWSISSESSDDSSSPQLSGSARHAAKPIVQPEVQASAPAIEISFSQQQEEAGAGGGVPAGPALPEHPEEQGGRKKDPVANGHVPYARTLSHISEASVDASMETKAVESLWEPSPSPEDPGAGEPDADSIPGASNSVPEAWAGQDSGPEAKPRAMVAWAETCETEAKPAASPAPSPAPAQEVCGSEAPAQAAVQAQAPAEEEPVLTPHLAASPPAVPRVKAVDSGLEEAISLLASALDDYRGQFPELQPLERELKHLEEILLHKQGVFLSRASSISLTVEHALESFSFLNTSDMEDSEGSEEDALQDERRASRARRGSRAPSAGEVGADDAGTCSGSDGSADPMSTGNEFLDKALVLHLHNCNRLLLKLGTFGPLRCHEMYALDRLLREAQVLEIVCQLTEERLEAATSAAGVVQFSTRKEGVLPLWDRCVELPNVYTCPVERFLQVLGAQYAAPINERHPGLADAVCVKLVEDVLNRRLPRRPGGTQGEQVTIFQYWSHFESLGALVLDTYVMELAEEVLLAQNLNSDDQDVVLRALKRVPEGRLKKEGLKALSLLLVEGNSKVVSAVSAQLRSLAENPRFRQRALVCYLDQLEDEEVQTRVAGCAALGCLKAKESIEQLVYLCQTDKEPVREAAKQSLMLCGEDGKSAHRRLEETLDSLPRIFAPASMASTAF from the exons ATGTCGCTGTCTGCGCGCCCGCAGCGCCGAGTCCTCGTCGCCAAGATCAATAGGAGCCAGTCGTTCGCCGGAGTGAACTCGACAGCGGACCGGCCCTTCAG GAACCTCTCGCCCTTCACGCCCACCGTCTCCCGCAAGACTGGCTCCAGGGTCAGTAGGATGTTCTCAATGTCCCACAAATCCCCACCACCCAAGGTGCCTCAGCCCAACCGCCTGGACGAGGTGTACGAAGCGCTCAAGAAGGGCTTGAC AGCCTACCTGGAGGTACACCAGCTGGAACTGGAGAAGCTCAGCACCCAGATCCGCGAGTCCAAGAGGAATTCGCGCCTG gGCTTCCTCTACGATCTGGATAAG caAGTGAAGTCCATTGAGCGCTTCCTGCGTCGCCTGGAGTTTCATGCTAGCAAG ATCGACGAGCTCTACGAAGCCTACTGCATCCAGCGGCGGCTCCGCGATGGGGCCCACAACATGGTCAAGGCTTACAGCACGGGCTCGCCGGGCAGCCGAGAGGCACGCGAGAGCCTGGCTGAGGCCAGCAAGGGCTACAAGGAGTACACGGAG AACATGTGCCTGCTGGAGAGCGAGCTGGAGAGCCAGCTGGGCGAGTTCCACGTCCGGATGAAAG GGCTGGCAGGTTTCGCCCGGCTCTGCGCTGGCGACCAGTACGAG aTCTTCATGAAGTACGGGCGGCAGCGGTGGAAGCTGCGTGGGCGCATCGAGGTGAACAGCAAGCAGGTGTGGGACAGCGAGGAGATGGTTTTCTTGCCTCTCATCACCGAGTTCCTCTCCATCAAG gtgACGGAGCTAAAGAGCCTGGCCAACCACGTGGTGGTGGGCAATGTGTCCTGTGAGACCAAGGACCTCTTTGCAGCTCTCCCCCAGGTGGTGGCTGTGGATATCAACGACTTGGGTACCCTCAAACTCAGCCTGGAGGTGACCTGGAA CCCCTTCGACAAGGATGACCAGCCCTCGGCAGCCAGCAGCGTCAACAAGGCCTCCACGGTGAACAAGCGCTTCTCCACCTACAACCAGAGCCCGCCTGACACGCCGTCCCTGCGGGAGCAGGCTTTCTAC AACATGCTGCGGcgccaggaggagctggagaacGGCACGGCCTGGTCCATCTCCTCCGAGTCGTCGGACGACTCCTCGAGCCCCCAGCTGTCGGGCAGCGCCCGCCACGCCGCCAAGCCCATCGTGCAGCCCGAGGTGCAGGCCTCGGCCCCCGCCATCGAGATctccttctcccagcagcaggaggaggccgGGGCTGGCGGTGGTGTCCCTGCCGGGCCGGCTCTGCCGGAGCACCCGGAGGAGCAGGGCGGCCGCAAGAAGGACCCAGTGGCCAACGGGCACGTGCCCTACGCCCGGACTCTCAGCCACATCAGCGAAGCCAGCGTGGACGCGAGCATGGAGACCAAGGCTGTGGAGAGCCTGTGGGagccctctcccagcccagAGGACCCTGGCGCGGGCGAGCCAGATGCGGACTCCATCCCTGGCGCCTCAAATTCGGTGCCAGAGgcctgggcagggcaggacagTGGCCCCGAGGCCAAGCCCCGCGCTATGGTGGCGTGGGCTGAGACTTGTGAGACGGAGGCCAAGCCAGCAGCAAGCCCGGCTCCCAGCCCGGCACCGGCACAGGAGGTTTGCGGCAGCGAGGCCCCCGCACAGGCTGCGGTGCAGGCACAGGCCCCCGCAGAGGAGGAGCCCGTCCTCACCCCACACTTGGCCGCCAGCCCCCCAGCAGTCCCACGGGTGAAGGCCGTGGActcggggctggaggaggccaTCAGCCTCCTGGCCTCAGCCCTGGATGACTATCGGGGACAGTtcccggagctgcagcccctggaacGGGAGCTCAAACACCTGGAGGAGATCCTGCTG CACAAGCAGGGTGTGTTCCTCAGCCGGGCCTCAAGCATCAGCCTCACGGTGGAGCACGCTCTGGAGAGCTTCAGCTTCCTCAACACCTCTGACATGGAGGACTCGGAGGGCTCCGAGGAGGATGCTCTCCAGGATGAGAG GAGGGCCAGCAGAGCCCGGCGTGGGAGCAGGGCCCCCAGCGCTGGTGAGGTGGGAGCAGATGACGCCGGGACATGCAGTGGCTCCGACGGCAGTGCTGACCCCATGAGCACCGGCAATGAGTTCCTGGATAAGGCCCTGGTGCTTCACCTCCACAACTGCAACCgcctgctgctg AAGCTGGGCACCTTTGGGCCCCTGCGGTGCCACGAGATGTACGCCCTGGACAGGCTGCTGCGGGAGGCGCAGGTGCTGGAGATCGTGTGCCAGCTGACGGAGGAGCGACTGGAAGCAGCCACCTCTGCTGCCGGAG TGGTGCAGTTCTCGACGCGGAAGGAAGGGGTGCTGCCCCTCTGGGACCGCTGCGTGGAGCTGCCCAACGTCTACACCTGCCCCGTGGAGCGGTTCCTGCAGGTGCTCGGCGCCCAGTACGCAGCGCCCATCAACGAGCGGCACCCAGGGCTGGCTGATGCGG TGTGTGTGAAGCTGGTGGAGGACGTGCTGAATCGGCGGCTGCCCCGGCGGCCCGGCGGCACCCAAGGCGAGCAGGTCACCATCTTCCAGTACTGGAGCCACTTTGAGTCCCTCGGTGCCCTGGTGCTTGACACCTACGTGATGGAGCTGGCGGAGGAAG TGCTGCTGGCGCAGAACCTCAACTCTGACGACCAGGACGTGGTGCTTCGGGCGCTGAAGCGTGTGCCCGAAGGCCGCCTGAAGAAGGAAGGGCTGAAGGCGCTGAGCCTGCTCCTCGTGGAGGGCAACAGCAAGGTGGTGAGCGCCGTGTCGGCCCAGCTCCGCAGCCTGGCGGAAAACCCCCGCTTCCGCCAGCGG GCCCTTGTGTGCtacctggaccagctggaggATGAGGAGGTGCAGACGCGCGTGGCCGGGTGCGCGGCGCTGGGCTGCCTCAAG GCCAAGGAGAGCATCGAGCAGCTGGTTTACCTGTGCCAAACCGACAAGGAGCCCGTGCGGGAGGCAGCCAAGCAGAGCCTGATGCTGTGCG GGGAAGACGGCAAGTCAGCTCACCGGCGGCTGGAGGAGACCCTGGACAGCCTCCCGAGGATCTTCGCGCCAGCCAGCATGGCCAGTACAGCTTTCTGA